One Cryobacterium roopkundense genomic region harbors:
- a CDS encoding ROK family protein produces the protein MAPQASVLAVDLGGTKVAAALVGPHGDLLGEVYRAPTGPAASRAELISALDGVVRRALAGGGMAVTAVGIGSAGPVTLAAGTISPKNLPRLAGFAVREHVERLVPGARVTLRLDGTCIALAEHWMGATRGYANSMSMVVSTGVGGGLILHDALIAGGTGNAGHVGQMQIRSRKLGSARGASTLEAIASGPSAVAWARRRGWAGSTGEDLAVDCRAGNRVAQDAVRRSATAVGEAIASVSMLLDLEIVAIGGGFVLVADDYLDLVRAAIADSILFDYAQVTVVPSALNGRGPLIGAGGLVHRGDLLDATRARPREEGLDVGRRMPRPALLSPV, from the coding sequence ATGGCGCCGCAGGCATCCGTTCTGGCCGTCGACCTCGGTGGTACCAAGGTGGCGGCTGCCCTGGTCGGCCCGCACGGTGACCTGCTCGGCGAGGTGTATCGGGCGCCGACCGGGCCAGCGGCGTCGCGGGCGGAGCTGATCTCGGCCCTCGACGGCGTCGTGCGGCGCGCGCTCGCCGGCGGGGGGATGGCGGTGACGGCGGTCGGCATCGGATCGGCCGGTCCGGTGACCCTGGCCGCGGGCACGATCAGCCCGAAGAACCTGCCGCGCTTGGCCGGGTTCGCGGTGCGGGAGCATGTGGAGCGCCTGGTGCCGGGGGCGCGGGTGACACTGCGCCTCGACGGCACCTGCATTGCGCTCGCAGAACACTGGATGGGCGCGACCCGCGGCTACGCCAACTCGATGAGCATGGTCGTGTCGACCGGCGTCGGCGGTGGCCTGATTCTGCACGATGCGCTGATCGCCGGCGGTACCGGCAACGCCGGGCACGTCGGGCAGATGCAGATCAGGTCGCGGAAGCTGGGCTCAGCGCGCGGCGCTTCGACGCTCGAGGCCATCGCCTCGGGCCCGAGCGCCGTCGCCTGGGCGCGTCGACGCGGCTGGGCGGGCAGCACGGGGGAGGACCTCGCTGTCGACTGCCGCGCAGGCAACCGCGTGGCCCAGGATGCCGTGCGCCGCTCCGCGACCGCGGTCGGCGAAGCGATTGCCAGCGTCTCGATGCTGCTAGACCTCGAGATCGTCGCGATCGGCGGCGGTTTTGTGCTCGTTGCCGACGACTACCTCGACCTTGTGCGTGCGGCGATCGCCGATAGCATCCTCTTCGACTATGCGCAGGTCACGGTGGTGCCGTCGGCGCTGAACGGGCGCGGGCCACTGATCGGCGCCGGCGGGCTGGTGCATCGCGGCGATCTTCTCGACGCCACACGTGCCAGGCCCCGCGAGGAGGGGCTCGACGTCGGCAGACGCATGCCGCGCCCAGCGTTGCTCAGCCCCGTCTGA
- a CDS encoding glycoside hydrolase family 26 protein: protein MTLKLRGTRTLIGVVAVVGLLAAGSSNPPEAEAFAPANEGSVVNYLHSITGSKVVSGQHNKEPAAQPGHYTQRVHDITGVYPGLWGGDFLFGANDVANRQSVVNQARTEWQNGSLVVLSWHVCPPTGASSCTWEQINGDLTDWQWSQLITNGTALNTAWKSRLDEIVPSLQQLEDAGVPAIFRPLHEMNETWPWWGGRSGTDGSLRLYQITHDYLVQAKGLTNLAWAWNVQDNPNGNLAGYYPGARYTDVVTLDAWYKDFPSQGEYAALQNIAAGKPIALGEIGRMPSEWQLASQPNWSYFMHWSEQLESNNSHQAIKDIYYNPRVLHQGDLTIP, encoded by the coding sequence ATGACGTTGAAACTTCGAGGCACGCGCACGCTCATCGGGGTGGTGGCGGTGGTGGGATTACTGGCCGCGGGCAGCTCGAACCCTCCCGAGGCCGAGGCGTTCGCGCCGGCGAACGAGGGCTCGGTGGTTAACTACCTGCATTCGATCACCGGGTCTAAGGTCGTGAGCGGTCAGCACAATAAGGAACCGGCGGCCCAACCGGGGCATTACACGCAGCGGGTGCATGACATCACCGGCGTGTACCCGGGGCTCTGGGGCGGGGATTTTCTGTTCGGTGCGAACGATGTGGCCAACCGCCAGAGTGTCGTGAATCAGGCCCGAACCGAGTGGCAGAACGGGTCGTTGGTCGTGCTGAGCTGGCATGTCTGCCCGCCGACCGGGGCGTCGTCGTGCACGTGGGAGCAGATCAACGGCGACCTCACCGATTGGCAGTGGTCGCAACTCATCACCAATGGCACGGCCCTGAACACGGCCTGGAAGTCCCGGCTCGACGAGATTGTGCCGTCGTTGCAGCAGCTTGAGGACGCTGGGGTTCCGGCGATCTTCCGGCCGCTGCACGAAATGAATGAGACCTGGCCGTGGTGGGGTGGGCGTTCCGGAACGGATGGTTCGTTGCGTCTGTACCAGATCACCCACGACTATCTCGTGCAGGCCAAGGGGCTGACTAATCTGGCCTGGGCGTGGAACGTGCAGGACAACCCCAACGGTAATCTGGCGGGCTACTATCCGGGGGCGAGGTACACCGATGTGGTGACCCTCGACGCCTGGTACAAGGACTTTCCGAGCCAGGGGGAGTACGCCGCGCTGCAGAACATTGCCGCCGGCAAACCGATCGCGCTTGGTGAGATTGGGCGGATGCCGTCCGAGTGGCAGTTGGCGAGTCAGCCCAACTGGAGCTACTTTATGCACTGGTCGGAGCAGCTCGAGTCCAATAACTCGCATCAGGCGATCAAAGACATTTACTACAACCCACGTGTGCTTCACCAAGGGGACCTGACGATTCCATAA
- the istA gene encoding IS21 family transposase: MADYRKILGLLLEGRSYREVVEIAGCSHRDVARVRQEVQERGVTSAVAVSDAELTEWFPDGRRKVSAEYDQPDLSRVLASMKANRHFTLLLAWRRYVDAKDAGKKYGYSQFCALFTGYLRTHDLVAVLRHEPGRAMLVDWAGDTMDIVDTITGEVVRAILFVAVLPFSGLLFCRAYADMKSPAWLDAHVRAFAFFGGVTQIVVPDNPTTSTHQTHKGDAERVVNARYQQLADHYQTAIVPARVKKPRDKAAAENAVNVVNKRVIGYLEDDVFTTLSELNTAIEERVREINHDIRRADDTTRWERFDMEERELLGPLPDAGFEDVQWKELKAARNYHVTADTQRYSVPFGLAGKLLRVRLTSSLVTVFDGHESICEHPRLTGRKGQYSTLPDHVPPQHRDIDGLWSRRWFIDRARSVGPATVTVIEHILDSQVIEAQGYLACQNILDGLGKNNRERLEAACQALVNRGTHPTYSTLKRLMAAIDSDAKKPRPVTPAASTGKRSNTVVFRDTISDVYVRDASHYAGDEEGK, translated from the coding sequence ATGGCGGATTATCGGAAAATATTGGGGTTGTTGCTCGAGGGGCGGAGCTACCGCGAAGTCGTAGAGATCGCTGGGTGCTCGCATCGCGACGTCGCCCGGGTCCGGCAAGAGGTCCAGGAACGAGGTGTCACCTCGGCGGTCGCGGTCAGCGACGCCGAGCTGACGGAATGGTTCCCCGACGGGCGCCGGAAAGTGTCGGCGGAGTATGACCAGCCCGACTTGTCTCGGGTTCTGGCATCAATGAAGGCGAACCGGCACTTCACGTTGCTGCTGGCGTGGCGTCGGTACGTCGACGCCAAGGACGCCGGGAAAAAGTACGGGTACTCGCAGTTCTGCGCCCTGTTCACCGGCTACCTCCGCACCCACGATCTCGTCGCGGTGCTGCGCCATGAGCCGGGTCGGGCGATGCTGGTCGACTGGGCCGGCGACACGATGGACATCGTTGACACGATCACCGGCGAGGTGGTCCGAGCGATCTTGTTCGTCGCGGTGTTGCCGTTTTCAGGGCTTCTGTTCTGCCGAGCTTACGCGGATATGAAGTCCCCGGCGTGGCTCGATGCGCACGTTCGAGCGTTCGCATTCTTCGGCGGCGTGACGCAGATCGTCGTGCCGGACAACCCGACGACCTCCACTCACCAGACACATAAGGGCGATGCGGAGCGGGTCGTCAACGCGAGGTATCAGCAGCTCGCGGATCACTACCAGACCGCGATTGTCCCGGCCCGAGTGAAGAAACCCCGCGATAAGGCGGCTGCGGAGAACGCGGTGAACGTGGTCAACAAACGAGTCATCGGCTACCTCGAGGACGACGTCTTCACGACGCTGAGCGAGTTGAATACGGCGATCGAAGAGCGCGTGCGTGAGATCAACCATGACATCCGCCGCGCCGACGACACGACCAGGTGGGAACGCTTCGACATGGAGGAGCGCGAGTTGCTCGGCCCTTTGCCCGATGCCGGGTTCGAGGATGTGCAGTGGAAGGAGCTGAAGGCGGCCCGGAATTACCACGTCACCGCGGACACGCAACGGTATTCCGTGCCCTTCGGGTTGGCGGGCAAGCTGCTGCGGGTTCGGCTGACGTCGTCCCTGGTGACGGTCTTCGACGGGCACGAGAGCATCTGCGAACATCCTCGGCTGACGGGGAGGAAAGGCCAGTACTCGACTCTTCCGGACCACGTCCCGCCGCAGCACCGCGATATCGACGGGTTGTGGTCAAGGCGGTGGTTCATCGACCGGGCGCGCAGCGTTGGGCCGGCCACCGTCACGGTGATCGAGCACATCCTCGACAGCCAGGTGATCGAGGCGCAGGGCTACCTGGCCTGCCAGAACATCCTCGACGGGCTCGGTAAGAACAACCGGGAACGGCTGGAGGCGGCCTGCCAGGCACTCGTGAACCGAGGCACCCATCCGACGTATTCGACGCTGAAACGGTTGATGGCGGCGATCGATAGTGACGCGAAGAAGCCCCGGCCGGTGACCCCGGCAGCCTCGACAGGCAAACGCAGCAACACGGTCGTGTTCCGCGACACCATCTCGGACGTTTACGTCCGCGATGCCTCCCACTACGCAGGCGACGAGGAGGGGAAGTGA
- a CDS encoding ATP-binding protein, protein MFTSIDYDKFRALRVTHVATRLEELIQDEGNDTLTPEQLFLTAVDDALESRRINKVDKLIRQAAFPIPGATVAEVDYRDGRGITPVRMRRYAAHDWRSDATNLLIISPTGGGKTYLACALAIGACQSEHSVLYFRMDDLARRLVIARGDGIAHQKLLNELSNIDLLIIDDFLTVGIDSDAASDLFAILANREHRLPTMIASQTGPKHWVAELPDRVAADSIVNRLANNARIINLGQIDMRRHRNDQARAHETYWE, encoded by the coding sequence ATGTTCACCAGCATCGATTACGACAAGTTCCGGGCCCTGCGCGTGACCCACGTCGCGACGCGCCTGGAGGAACTCATCCAAGACGAAGGCAACGACACCCTCACCCCCGAGCAGCTGTTCCTGACCGCGGTCGACGACGCGTTGGAGTCCCGTCGTATCAACAAGGTCGACAAGCTCATCCGCCAAGCTGCTTTCCCGATCCCGGGGGCCACGGTCGCGGAGGTCGACTACCGCGACGGGCGCGGGATCACCCCAGTCAGAATGCGACGCTATGCCGCCCATGACTGGCGCTCCGATGCGACGAACCTCCTCATTATTTCGCCCACCGGAGGCGGGAAGACCTACCTCGCCTGCGCGCTGGCCATCGGCGCCTGCCAGAGTGAGCACTCCGTTCTCTACTTCCGGATGGACGACCTCGCCCGAAGGCTTGTCATCGCCCGCGGCGACGGAATCGCCCATCAGAAGCTGTTGAACGAGCTCTCCAACATCGACCTGCTCATCATCGACGACTTCCTCACAGTCGGCATCGACAGCGACGCCGCCAGCGACTTGTTCGCGATCCTCGCGAACAGGGAACACCGACTACCCACGATGATCGCCTCGCAGACCGGGCCAAAGCACTGGGTCGCCGAGCTGCCCGACCGGGTCGCCGCGGACTCGATCGTGAACCGCCTCGCCAACAACGCCCGGATCATCAACCTCGGCCAGATTGACATGCGCCGGCACCGCAACGACCAAGCCCGCGCCCACGAGACCTACTGGGAGTGA
- the tatC gene encoding twin-arginine translocase subunit TatC has translation MSLAHHLIELRKRLFKSAFGLLGGAAAGWILSDFVMDSLRVPVSLIATAQNRSATLNFADITSAFDLKLQIALTVGAVVSSPIWLFQIFAFLVPGLTNREKRYTLGFFFTAVPLFLAGCSAGWFVLPQIVALMTSFAPAQDAAFIEAKLYYDFVLKLVLAIGIAFVLPVFIVLLNFIGILSAASIIKSWRLALLAIVLFTAVATPAADIVSMFMLAIPMILLYFLAAGVAGIHDRRVAKNLRLTDTSSTSLLET, from the coding sequence ATGTCACTTGCCCATCACCTCATCGAACTGCGCAAAAGGCTCTTCAAATCAGCCTTCGGGCTCCTCGGGGGCGCCGCAGCGGGCTGGATTCTTTCCGATTTCGTGATGGACAGCCTGCGAGTGCCGGTGAGTCTCATCGCAACGGCTCAAAACCGTTCTGCCACGCTGAACTTCGCTGACATAACGAGCGCTTTCGATCTCAAGCTGCAAATTGCACTCACCGTCGGCGCCGTGGTCTCCAGCCCGATCTGGCTTTTTCAGATATTTGCCTTTCTGGTTCCGGGTTTAACAAATAGGGAGAAGCGCTACACGCTCGGTTTTTTCTTCACGGCCGTGCCTCTGTTCCTGGCCGGGTGCAGCGCAGGCTGGTTTGTTCTGCCACAAATCGTTGCACTCATGACAAGTTTTGCGCCCGCTCAAGATGCCGCATTCATCGAGGCCAAGCTCTACTACGACTTCGTACTGAAGCTAGTCCTCGCTATCGGGATCGCTTTTGTCCTCCCGGTATTTATCGTCTTGCTTAATTTCATCGGGATTCTGAGTGCAGCGTCCATCATCAAATCCTGGCGCTTAGCCCTTCTGGCGATTGTGCTCTTCACGGCCGTCGCCACGCCCGCCGCCGACATCGTCTCCATGTTTATGTTGGCAATTCCGATGATCCTTCTCTATTTCCTGGCCGCGGGAGTCGCTGGGATACATGACCGACGGGTCGCCAAGAACCTGAGGCTGACAGACACGTCGTCGACCTCTCTGTTGGAGACCTGA
- the tatA gene encoding twin-arginine translocase TatA/TatE family subunit, translated as MLANLNGWHAVIILAVVLLLFGAPKIPMLARSLGQSMKIFKNEIKPDAKRADDELPATSSTEASASPSNNSTLV; from the coding sequence ATGCTTGCAAATCTCAACGGATGGCACGCCGTCATCATCCTCGCCGTCGTTCTGCTCCTCTTCGGTGCTCCGAAAATTCCGATGCTGGCGCGCAGCCTTGGGCAGTCGATGAAAATCTTCAAGAACGAGATCAAGCCAGACGCCAAACGTGCCGACGACGAACTGCCCGCAACCTCATCGACCGAGGCATCCGCGTCCCCGAGCAATAATTCCACTCTTGTCTAA
- a CDS encoding cysteine hydrolase family protein: MLSSLDFTYENIDKVVSRSTWVSPTVDPKKTMLLVLDMQKACAEVGGAMYIESVGGAPEGKDTVQPVVNVLNACREAGIPVVWSLWGLRGDGKDAGYADVKWGLEGQLAGFPGSWGNGGDELVDELVPAPDEPVMRKHRFSSFFGTPLNEYMRRAGADTLVVAGLSSGNCQIATAIDGANQDYKIIVLADTTAAIPSGQDDPLGYGQHWEALRNIQANHGDVRTSIEFLEMLAK; the protein is encoded by the coding sequence ATGTTGTCCTCGCTTGATTTCACCTACGAGAACATTGACAAAGTAGTTAGCCGGTCCACGTGGGTTTCTCCCACGGTCGACCCGAAGAAGACGATGCTGCTTGTGCTCGACATGCAGAAGGCGTGTGCCGAGGTTGGCGGTGCCATGTACATCGAGAGCGTTGGCGGCGCTCCGGAGGGCAAAGACACGGTGCAGCCGGTCGTGAACGTGCTTAATGCTTGCCGGGAAGCGGGCATCCCCGTCGTCTGGTCCCTCTGGGGTTTGCGTGGCGATGGAAAAGACGCCGGGTACGCGGATGTCAAGTGGGGCCTCGAAGGCCAGCTTGCAGGCTTCCCCGGATCATGGGGAAATGGTGGCGACGAACTCGTCGACGAACTCGTTCCGGCTCCCGACGAGCCTGTGATGCGCAAGCACCGCTTTTCTTCCTTCTTCGGTACTCCGCTGAACGAGTACATGCGCCGCGCGGGAGCAGACACGCTCGTCGTGGCCGGCCTGTCCAGCGGAAACTGTCAGATTGCAACGGCCATTGATGGCGCCAACCAGGACTACAAGATCATCGTCCTGGCAGACACAACCGCAGCTATCCCGTCTGGTCAGGACGACCCGCTGGGCTACGGCCAGCACTGGGAGGCTCTGCGCAATATTCAGGCCAATCACGGTGACGTGCGCACGAGCATCGAGTTTCTCGAGATGCTGGCCAAATAA